In the Ictalurus punctatus breed USDA103 chromosome 7, Coco_2.0, whole genome shotgun sequence genome, one interval contains:
- the bcl2b gene encoding apoptosis regulator Bcl-2 isoform X3 — protein sequence MANGNLYDNRRIVEKYLNHKLSKNGHAREFHRCRASSLDGQEEREKESSRRVTLHMALREAGDELESLYRPELAEMVKGLRATSVGTEQPRFVAVADELFRDGVNWGRVVAFFEYGAMVCVQCAPETERNACAENVARWMAEYLNGPLNDWIQENGGWRSWREELIILDLVSR from the exons ATGGCGAACGGAAATCTATACGATAACCGGCGCATCGTGGAAAAGTATCTGAACCACAAACTGTCGAAAAACGGCCACGCGCGGGAGTTCCATCGGTGCCGCGCGAGCAGCCTGGACGGCCAGGAGGAGCGCGAGAAGGAGAGCTCGCGCCGCGTAACTCTGCACATGGCTTTGCGCGAGGCCGGTGACGAACTGGAAAGCTTGTACCGACCGGAGTTGGCGGAGATGGTGAAGGGCCTGCGCGCGACATCCGTGGGCACGGAGCAGCCGCGGTTCGTGGCCGTGGCGGACGAGCTGTTCCGCGATGGAGTCAACTGGGGTCGCGTGGTGGCATTTTTCGAGTACGGCGCGATGGTGTGCGTGCAGTGCGCTCCGGAGACCGAGAGGAACGCGTGTGCCGAGAACGTCGCGCGCTGGATGGCCGAGTACCTGAACGGCCCGCTGAACGACTGGATCCAGGAGAACGGAGGATGG CGGAGCTGGCGTGAGGAGCTGATTATCCTGGATTTGGTATCACGATGA
- the bcl2b gene encoding apoptosis regulator Bcl-2 isoform X2 yields MANGNLYDNRRIVEKYLNHKLSKNGHAREFHRCRASSLDGQEEREKESSRRVTLHMALREAGDELESLYRPELAEMVKGLRATSVGTEQPRFVAVADELFRDGVNWGRVVAFFEYGAMVCVQCAPETERNACAENVARWMAEYLNGPLNDWIQENGGWMNPKWTSKNNNDFDIKQTRVHQ; encoded by the exons ATGGCGAACGGAAATCTATACGATAACCGGCGCATCGTGGAAAAGTATCTGAACCACAAACTGTCGAAAAACGGCCACGCGCGGGAGTTCCATCGGTGCCGCGCGAGCAGCCTGGACGGCCAGGAGGAGCGCGAGAAGGAGAGCTCGCGCCGCGTAACTCTGCACATGGCTTTGCGCGAGGCCGGTGACGAACTGGAAAGCTTGTACCGACCGGAGTTGGCGGAGATGGTGAAGGGCCTGCGCGCGACATCCGTGGGCACGGAGCAGCCGCGGTTCGTGGCCGTGGCGGACGAGCTGTTCCGCGATGGAGTCAACTGGGGTCGCGTGGTGGCATTTTTCGAGTACGGCGCGATGGTGTGCGTGCAGTGCGCTCCGGAGACCGAGAGGAACGCGTGTGCCGAGAACGTCGCGCGCTGGATGGCCGAGTACCTGAACGGCCCGCTGAACGACTGGATCCAGGAGAACGGAGGATGG ATGAATCCTAAATGGACTTCCAAAAACAACAATGACTTCGACATAAAACAGACTCGAGTCCATCAATAA